A section of the Corynebacterium auris genome encodes:
- a CDS encoding adenylosuccinate synthase, which produces MSAIVIVGAQWGDEGKGKATDILGGRVDYVVKPNGGNNAGHTVVVGGEKYELKLLPAGVLSENATPILGNGVVINLQALFEEIDGLTARGADASRLRISGNAHMVAPYHQTLDRVQERFLGKRAIGTTGRGIGPTYADKVARVGLRVQDIFDESILRQKIESALDVKNQMLVKMYNRKAIAVDEVMDYFMGYAERLKPMVIDAEYTLNTALDEGKHVLMEGGQATMLDVDHGTYPFVTSSNPTAGGACVGAGIGPTRITASLGIVKAYTTRVGAGPFPTELFDKWGDYLQTVGGEVGVNTGRKRRCGWYDAVIARYAARVNGFTDFFLTKLDVLTGIGEIPICVAYDVDGERFDEMPLTQTQFHHAEPIYETMPAWDEDITGVTEFADLPQKAKDYVLRLEELSGAPMSYIGVGPGRDQTIVRNDVMQR; this is translated from the coding sequence ATGTCCGCCATCGTCATCGTCGGCGCCCAATGGGGCGACGAGGGGAAGGGCAAGGCCACGGATATTCTCGGCGGCAGGGTCGACTACGTGGTCAAGCCGAACGGGGGCAACAACGCGGGCCATACCGTCGTGGTGGGCGGCGAGAAGTACGAGCTGAAGCTTTTGCCCGCGGGTGTGCTCAGCGAGAACGCGACCCCGATTTTGGGCAATGGCGTGGTGATCAACCTGCAGGCGCTGTTCGAGGAGATCGACGGGCTCACAGCGCGCGGGGCAGACGCCTCCCGCCTGCGAATTTCCGGCAACGCCCACATGGTGGCCCCGTACCACCAGACGCTCGACCGCGTGCAGGAGCGCTTCCTGGGCAAGCGGGCCATCGGGACAACCGGCCGCGGGATCGGCCCGACCTACGCCGACAAGGTCGCGCGCGTGGGGCTGCGCGTGCAGGACATCTTTGACGAGTCGATTCTGCGCCAGAAGATCGAGTCCGCACTGGACGTCAAAAATCAGATGCTGGTGAAGATGTACAACCGCAAGGCCATCGCCGTCGACGAGGTGATGGATTACTTCATGGGCTATGCCGAGCGGCTCAAACCGATGGTCATCGACGCCGAATACACCCTCAACACCGCGCTCGATGAGGGCAAGCACGTGCTCATGGAGGGCGGTCAGGCCACCATGCTCGACGTCGACCACGGCACCTACCCGTTCGTCACCTCCTCCAACCCCACCGCCGGCGGGGCGTGCGTGGGCGCGGGCATCGGTCCGACGCGCATCACGGCCTCGCTGGGCATTGTCAAGGCCTACACCACCCGCGTCGGCGCGGGCCCGTTCCCCACGGAGCTGTTTGACAAGTGGGGTGACTACCTGCAAACCGTCGGCGGTGAGGTGGGCGTGAACACCGGGCGCAAGCGCCGCTGCGGCTGGTACGACGCTGTTATCGCCCGCTACGCGGCCCGCGTTAACGGCTTCACCGATTTCTTCCTGACCAAGCTCGACGTGCTCACCGGTATCGGGGAAATCCCCATCTGCGTGGCTTACGACGTCGACGGCGAGCGCTTCGATGAGATGCCCCTTACCCAGACCCAGTTCCACCACGCGGAGCCCATCTACGAAACCATGCCGGCGTGGGACGAGGACATCACCGGCGTTACCGAGTTCGCGGACCTGCCGCAGAAGGCGAAGGACTACGTGCTGCGGCTGGAGGAGCTCTCTGGCGCGCCCATGAGCTACATCGGTGTCGGCCCGGGCCGCGACCAGACCATCGTGCGCAACGACGTGATGCAGCGCTAG
- the pta gene encoding phosphate acetyltransferase → MSAPHSVLVTLANRSFEGVDLEQLAASRNLDLVRVSSTNLREAYAAVSASESAALVVGTGSLAFDADLASALGIPVVVLADSTDRDELVSSQVESLGATATVVTADGLEDALASVEEGAGRVMSPVVFEAWLVDRARQKRAHIVLPEGDDDRILKAAGELLKKDVVTLTIFGHPDDIERRAAEIGVDLSQANVINHLESDLLEEFAADFAELRKSKGISLDDARETMRDISYFATMMVHKGLADGMVSGAAHTTAHTIKPSFQIIKTAPGASVVSSIFLMVMRGRLWAFGDCAVNPNPSTEQLAEITAVSAATAAQFGIDPKVAVLSYSTGSSGSGPDVDRAIEVVSAARAADPELKVDGPLQFDAACDPGVGKKKAPDSPVAGQANVFIFPDLEAGNIGYKIAQRTGDALAVGPILQGLNKPVNDLSRGATVRDIVNTVAITAIQAGGK, encoded by the coding sequence TTGTCCGCTCCGCACTCTGTCCTTGTCACCCTCGCCAACCGCAGCTTTGAGGGGGTCGATCTCGAGCAGCTCGCCGCTTCGCGCAACCTCGACCTGGTGCGCGTGAGCTCCACGAACCTTCGTGAGGCGTACGCTGCTGTTTCGGCGTCGGAAAGCGCTGCTTTGGTCGTCGGCACCGGCTCCCTTGCCTTCGACGCCGACCTCGCGTCCGCGCTTGGTATCCCGGTGGTGGTCCTTGCGGATTCCACGGATCGGGACGAGCTAGTGAGCAGCCAGGTTGAGTCCCTCGGCGCGACCGCGACGGTGGTCACCGCCGACGGCCTCGAGGACGCGTTGGCGAGCGTCGAGGAGGGCGCCGGGCGGGTCATGTCGCCGGTGGTCTTCGAGGCCTGGCTGGTTGACCGCGCCCGGCAGAAGCGGGCCCACATCGTCTTGCCGGAGGGCGACGACGACCGCATTCTGAAGGCGGCCGGTGAGCTGCTGAAGAAGGACGTGGTCACGCTGACGATCTTCGGTCACCCCGACGACATCGAGCGCCGCGCCGCCGAGATCGGGGTGGACCTGTCGCAGGCCAACGTCATCAACCACCTCGAGTCGGACCTCCTCGAGGAGTTCGCCGCCGACTTCGCCGAGCTGCGCAAGTCCAAGGGCATTTCGCTTGACGACGCCCGCGAGACCATGCGCGACATCTCTTACTTCGCCACCATGATGGTGCACAAGGGCCTTGCCGACGGCATGGTCTCGGGCGCCGCCCACACCACCGCCCACACGATCAAGCCCTCCTTCCAGATCATTAAGACCGCCCCCGGCGCCTCCGTGGTGTCCTCGATCTTCCTCATGGTCATGCGCGGGAGGCTGTGGGCCTTCGGGGACTGCGCGGTCAACCCGAACCCCAGCACCGAACAGCTCGCCGAGATCACTGCCGTCTCCGCGGCGACCGCGGCGCAGTTCGGTATCGACCCGAAGGTGGCGGTCCTGTCCTACTCCACCGGCTCCTCCGGGTCGGGCCCGGACGTCGACCGCGCCATCGAGGTGGTCTCCGCCGCCCGCGCCGCCGACCCCGAGCTGAAGGTCGACGGCCCGCTGCAGTTCGACGCCGCCTGCGACCCCGGCGTGGGGAAGAAGAAGGCGCCCGATTCCCCGGTGGCTGGCCAGGCTAACGTGTTCATCTTCCCCGACCTCGAGGCCGGCAACATCGGCTACAAGATCGCCCAGCGTACCGGCGACGCGCTCGCCGTCGGCCCGATCCTGCAGGGCCTGAACAAGCCGGTCAACGACCTTTCTCGCGGCGCGACAGTCCGCGACATCGTCAACACCGTGGCCATCACCGCGATCCAGGCAGGGGGCAAGTAA
- a CDS encoding acetate kinase, translating to MYSLVINSGSSSIKFQIVDPNADAGDAPHVSGLVEQIGEDSGAITVKHPGGKEVVEKRISTHREGLAEAFRILDEQGVGPTQLDITAVGHRVVHGGMVFSEPEIIVDAVVEKIRDLIPLAPLHNPANVDGIEVARELLPDIPHVAVFDTGFFQNLPPAAAVYAINAEVASKHKIRRYGFHGTSHEFVSSQVPQLIGRDPAHTRQIVLHLGNGASCSAVVNGQPIDTSMGLTPLAGLVMGTRSGDIDPGIIFHLSRQAGMSIDEIDNLLNRQSGVKGLSGVNDFRQLRALIDDEDQDAWMAYNVYINQLRRYIGSYMIALGRVDAITFTAGVGENDGYVRRDALDNLEMYGIEVDPERNAAPNDGPRIISTDASTVKVLVVPTNEELAIAQKAARLATKA from the coding sequence ATGTACTCTTTGGTCATCAACTCCGGTTCGTCCTCGATCAAGTTCCAGATCGTCGACCCGAACGCCGACGCCGGCGACGCCCCGCACGTCTCCGGGCTCGTCGAACAGATCGGGGAGGACTCCGGGGCTATCACCGTGAAGCACCCGGGCGGTAAGGAAGTCGTCGAAAAGCGAATCTCGACGCACCGCGAAGGGCTCGCCGAGGCCTTCCGCATCCTCGACGAGCAGGGCGTGGGACCCACCCAGCTCGACATCACCGCGGTCGGGCACCGCGTGGTGCACGGCGGCATGGTCTTTTCCGAGCCGGAGATTATCGTCGACGCCGTCGTGGAGAAGATCCGTGATCTCATCCCGCTCGCCCCGCTGCACAACCCCGCCAACGTCGACGGCATTGAGGTCGCGCGCGAGCTTTTGCCGGACATCCCGCACGTCGCCGTCTTCGACACCGGCTTCTTCCAGAACCTGCCCCCCGCAGCCGCCGTCTACGCCATCAACGCCGAGGTGGCCAGCAAGCACAAGATCCGCCGCTACGGTTTCCACGGCACCTCCCACGAGTTCGTCTCCTCCCAGGTGCCGCAGCTCATCGGCCGCGACCCGGCGCACACCCGCCAAATCGTGCTCCACCTCGGCAACGGAGCGTCCTGCTCCGCGGTGGTCAACGGCCAGCCCATCGACACCTCCATGGGCCTGACGCCCCTCGCCGGCCTGGTCATGGGCACCCGCAGCGGCGATATCGACCCCGGCATCATCTTCCACCTCTCCCGCCAGGCGGGCATGAGCATCGACGAGATCGACAACCTGCTCAACCGCCAGTCCGGCGTCAAGGGCCTATCCGGCGTCAACGACTTCCGCCAACTGCGCGCCCTGATCGACGACGAGGACCAGGACGCCTGGATGGCGTACAACGTCTACATCAACCAGCTGCGCCGCTACATCGGCTCCTACATGATCGCCCTCGGGCGCGTCGACGCCATCACCTTCACAGCCGGCGTCGGCGAAAACGACGGCTACGTGCGCCGCGACGCCCTGGATAACCTCGAGATGTACGGCATCGAGGTCGACCCCGAGCGCAACGCCGCCCCCAACGACGGCCCGCGCATCATCTCCACCGACGCCTCCACAGTGAAAGTCCTCGTCGTGCCCACCAACGAGGAACTCGCGATCGCCCAGAAGGCAGCACGGCTGGCGACGAAGGCGTAG
- a CDS encoding ATP-grasp domain-containing protein, translating into MTSADNNQVLILGSGTLAQELATSFLRLGFIPRVGSLAQGIPPRGTGEAVPALTVVCEAAPTEQLAELEQSTGTELVPTVAACEITRNREGIRRTAAEEHGLPTMAYEFADTPEELRTFAERVGYPCVVKPGTSTGGEGQSVVTDPAELDEAWDKAAATGQEGRVAVERYVDFDYECTILTVRSIDPATGQLATWFCEPIGTRHEDGRLVEAWQPAPLSADAMDNARSIAARISGAIGVQGIYAIDLFVDGDEVYFSQVSPRPTLDGMITGATQRINEFDLHARAVLGLPIDVTLTSPGAARFVGAGKVSRESLAEALAVAETGVVVVGDTVVVRSTGEDIAEARERAGEAAARLGGGSARLDSAQIL; encoded by the coding sequence ATGACTTCGGCAGATAATAATCAGGTTCTCATCCTGGGCAGCGGCACGCTGGCCCAGGAGCTGGCCACCTCCTTCCTCCGCCTGGGTTTTATCCCCCGCGTGGGCAGCCTGGCACAGGGCATCCCGCCGCGCGGGACGGGGGAGGCTGTGCCCGCCCTGACGGTGGTGTGCGAGGCCGCGCCCACCGAGCAGCTCGCCGAGCTTGAGCAGTCCACCGGCACCGAGCTCGTGCCCACTGTCGCTGCGTGCGAGATCACCCGCAACCGCGAAGGCATCCGCCGCACCGCCGCCGAGGAGCACGGGCTGCCGACGATGGCCTACGAGTTCGCGGACACGCCCGAGGAGTTGCGCACCTTTGCGGAGCGGGTGGGCTACCCGTGCGTGGTCAAGCCGGGCACCTCCACCGGGGGCGAGGGGCAAAGCGTTGTCACCGATCCCGCCGAGCTGGACGAGGCCTGGGACAAGGCCGCCGCCACAGGCCAGGAGGGGCGAGTGGCGGTGGAGCGCTACGTCGACTTCGACTACGAGTGCACCATCCTCACTGTGCGCTCCATCGACCCGGCGACGGGGCAGCTGGCCACGTGGTTCTGCGAACCCATCGGCACCCGCCACGAGGACGGTCGCCTCGTCGAGGCCTGGCAGCCTGCCCCGCTCAGCGCCGACGCGATGGACAACGCCCGCTCCATCGCCGCTCGTATCTCGGGCGCCATCGGCGTGCAGGGCATCTATGCTATCGACCTCTTCGTCGACGGCGACGAGGTCTACTTCTCTCAGGTCAGTCCCCGCCCCACCCTTGACGGAATGATCACCGGCGCCACCCAGCGCATCAACGAGTTCGACCTGCACGCCAGGGCGGTGCTGGGCTTGCCTATCGACGTCACCCTGACGTCCCCGGGGGCCGCCCGCTTCGTCGGCGCCGGCAAGGTTTCCCGGGAATCGCTCGCCGAGGCCCTGGCTGTCGCCGAAACGGGCGTTGTGGTGGTCGGCGACACCGTGGTGGTGCGCTCGACGGGCGAGGACATCGCCGAGGCGCGCGAGCGCGCCGGGGAGGCCGCGGCGCGACTTGGTGGGGGGAGCGCGCGACTAGATTCCGCGCAGATTTTATGA
- a CDS encoding PRC and DUF2382 domain-containing protein, translated as MAEYNRIEDLASATAYDVDGDKIGAVKDVYVNDNTGQPDFVAVNHGLFGGSDSIVPLRGHTLRDGELHLAFPKDRVKDAPDLAEDGHLTQQDQEAFYRHYGLEGAQDVTTYEANQPAPAAGAAAGAPAAAGVEPTPAPAPAADEQDRPEVTDTDQESIVRSEEQLNVDKERVQSGEVRLRKYVVNETETVEVPVEREEVRVVREPVTDADNIQAVDDLGEDEASVTVHEERVNVTKESVPVEKVSLNKDTVQDTERVSEDVAKERIETEGDVTRPDADR; from the coding sequence ATGGCTGAGTACAACCGCATCGAAGACCTTGCTAGCGCTACCGCTTACGACGTTGATGGTGACAAGATTGGCGCCGTCAAGGACGTTTACGTTAACGACAACACCGGCCAGCCCGACTTCGTGGCCGTGAACCACGGCCTGTTCGGCGGCAGCGACTCCATCGTCCCGCTGCGCGGCCACACCCTGCGCGACGGCGAGCTCCACCTGGCCTTCCCGAAGGACCGGGTAAAGGATGCCCCGGACCTCGCGGAGGACGGCCACCTCACCCAACAGGACCAGGAGGCGTTCTACCGCCACTACGGTCTTGAGGGCGCCCAGGACGTGACCACCTACGAGGCCAACCAGCCCGCACCGGCCGCCGGTGCAGCCGCTGGTGCCCCGGCCGCCGCTGGCGTCGAGCCCACGCCCGCCCCGGCCCCGGCTGCCGACGAACAGGACCGCCCGGAGGTCACCGACACCGACCAGGAGTCGATCGTCCGCTCCGAGGAGCAGCTGAACGTGGACAAGGAGCGGGTCCAGTCCGGCGAGGTCCGACTGCGCAAGTACGTGGTCAACGAGACCGAGACCGTCGAGGTCCCCGTTGAGCGTGAAGAGGTCCGCGTCGTCCGCGAGCCCGTCACCGACGCCGACAACATCCAGGCCGTCGACGACCTGGGCGAGGACGAGGCCTCCGTCACCGTCCACGAGGAGCGCGTCAACGTGACCAAGGAGTCCGTCCCGGTGGAGAAGGTCTCCCTGAACAAGGACACCGTCCAGGACACCGAGCGCGTCTCCGAGGACGTTGCCAAGGAGCGCATCGAGACCGAGGGCGACGTCACCCGCCCCGACGCTGACCGCTAA
- a CDS encoding Rib/alpha-like domain-containing protein, with protein sequence MSTHNFARRRGTSIAAAALSLALVAPFVPAVANPTLASTAVAQTAAQPAPPVPSASAIIPADGIANGYVRNDTGMSNAYATLSGTVGYAETVASSSLPGAGINGVTVYMQFRDSDGQVSPVFSAETHSIGNGNNGRYVFDLRAKDANGNPRTHPDAPGSGREYSFIDANGKPHIFNAGPGQAYRLWLDPEDAKNHETGNDLIYFRQAGGPLPGQWREVFDAANPSAQGSFVFTGINMQRTGIFLYEQPPSVAENSYMVARDGAGNLNVTRDSGGVISNPAVNPFVSNSISGNVFLESFEVYGDRTSVGAPGRNRGDTPRAGYTVYASQLSGEAAARYSEIDRLPAQNQAAATKRLFEEMRANGREPIDRTVSAVTDANGDYSIRMGDGFNRNRMYMWVEDPEGNVISGYSAWPTPVFQAYNSNAGENPGIVPGWNPLPNNVYNMRFAESAHYPLQLDITNYDNLQNPASPGSVAELNLTGRLPLFPGNTIVWRTPGSTQALKTCEVRAPGVQPGCTFTVPDDARPGQVYEAVFIAGNGVEMASDTFVVRGQNPKATYQPATFPEGEGGVVPAPTFTEAASGEEVEAPEGVTYYQSEDVPDWATVNTDGTITITPDAPVGEHKIPVVIEYSDGERDTVFATVVVDGAPTDPSALNYPALTTTPGTPVSTGEPTLPEGVVKPEGATFRFPAELPAGWERDAENPNRIINRGANPDDASDDIVAELDSVEGQVTVTPGANAAVNPAGNEAPEVSLPVELADGNGAVVAKGNVVVDLTAPVAAPDWNDGSVKPGGSAELPNQGGPVPDGAEIVIRGPGSAKIDNEGNLVVTPSEGAKPGDKITVEVRDPEGNVLDTVVVEVAPSDADVNNPGYGPGSGLPGSEVKLPQTGDPELPEGTQFATESPSFSVDANTGEVTVQVPEGAEPGSELSGTVVVTYPDGSKDEVEVTVTVTAPVAAPDWNDGSVKPGGSAELPNQGGPVPDGAEIVIRGPGSAKIDNEGNLVVTPSEGAKPGDKITVEVRDPEGNVLDTVVVEVAPSDADVNNPGYGPGSGLPGSEVKLPQTGDPELPEGTQFATESPSFSVDANTGEVTVQVPEGAEPGSELSGTVVVTYPDGSKDEVEVTVTVTAPVAAPDWNDGSVKPGGSAELPNQGGPVPDGAEIVIRGPGSAKIDNEGNLVVTPSEGAKPGDKITVEVRDPEGNVLDTVVVEVAPSDADVNNPGYGPGSGLPGSEVKLPQTGDPELPEGTQFATESPSFSVDANTGEVTVQVPEGAEPGSELSGTVVVTYPDGSKDEVEVTVTVTAPVAAPDWNDGSVKPGGSVELPNQGGPVPDGAEIVIRGPGSAKIDNEGNLVVTPSEGAKPGDKITVEVRDPEGNVLDTVVVEVAQRDGGSSLDEDERNRCIATSVGFGVPLLALIPLGLASQLAIPGLEPFFEQARTQIRDFNTAVQQQANIFHPGLAQQVERIDAQLARFNLNLGSAAATLAGVAAVVLAGLAIADACTPGGTSTAGSSAGSSSLGSSAGDSAEGAMDEGSSSLES encoded by the coding sequence ATGAGCACTCACAACTTTGCGCGTCGGCGCGGCACCTCGATTGCGGCAGCCGCCCTCTCGCTGGCCTTGGTGGCACCTTTTGTCCCGGCTGTGGCAAACCCCACCCTTGCCTCCACCGCTGTTGCGCAGACGGCTGCGCAACCCGCGCCGCCGGTGCCTTCTGCTAGCGCCATCATCCCGGCAGATGGCATTGCTAACGGCTACGTTCGCAACGATACTGGCATGAGCAACGCGTACGCGACGCTCAGCGGTACTGTTGGCTACGCGGAAACTGTGGCGTCGTCGTCCCTGCCTGGTGCTGGGATCAACGGCGTTACCGTGTACATGCAGTTCCGTGACTCTGACGGTCAGGTCTCTCCTGTCTTCTCTGCGGAGACTCACTCCATCGGTAACGGTAACAACGGGCGCTACGTTTTCGATCTCCGTGCCAAGGACGCGAACGGAAACCCACGGACTCACCCGGATGCCCCCGGTTCAGGCCGCGAGTACTCCTTCATTGACGCGAACGGGAAGCCCCACATTTTTAATGCGGGCCCGGGCCAGGCCTACCGTCTCTGGCTCGATCCCGAAGACGCAAAAAACCACGAGACCGGCAACGACCTGATCTACTTCCGGCAGGCGGGCGGCCCTCTCCCCGGGCAGTGGCGCGAGGTTTTCGACGCGGCCAACCCGTCGGCGCAGGGATCCTTCGTGTTCACCGGCATTAACATGCAGAGGACAGGGATCTTCCTCTACGAGCAGCCTCCGTCAGTCGCGGAAAACTCCTACATGGTTGCGCGCGATGGTGCGGGGAACCTGAATGTCACCAGGGATAGTGGGGGGGTCATTTCCAATCCTGCCGTTAACCCGTTCGTGAGTAACTCGATCTCCGGAAATGTCTTCCTCGAGTCCTTCGAAGTCTATGGGGACCGAACCTCAGTAGGTGCGCCCGGCCGCAACCGCGGGGATACCCCTCGGGCAGGCTACACCGTCTACGCGTCGCAGCTGAGCGGGGAAGCCGCTGCGCGATACAGCGAGATCGATCGCTTGCCCGCGCAAAACCAAGCCGCAGCTACAAAGAGGCTGTTCGAGGAGATGCGTGCTAACGGCCGAGAGCCGATTGATCGCACCGTGTCGGCGGTGACCGACGCTAATGGCGACTACAGCATCCGCATGGGGGATGGCTTCAACCGGAACCGCATGTACATGTGGGTTGAGGACCCCGAAGGCAACGTGATCAGCGGCTACAGCGCGTGGCCGACGCCTGTTTTCCAGGCGTACAACAGCAATGCCGGAGAAAACCCGGGCATCGTGCCGGGTTGGAACCCATTGCCGAACAATGTGTACAACATGCGTTTCGCAGAGAGCGCGCACTACCCGCTTCAGTTGGACATCACCAACTACGATAACCTGCAGAACCCGGCCAGCCCGGGCTCGGTCGCCGAGCTGAACCTCACCGGACGCCTGCCGCTGTTCCCCGGCAACACGATTGTCTGGCGCACCCCTGGGTCGACGCAGGCTCTCAAGACATGCGAGGTCAGAGCTCCCGGCGTGCAACCAGGGTGCACGTTCACCGTTCCCGATGACGCTCGGCCGGGCCAGGTGTACGAGGCGGTCTTCATCGCCGGCAACGGGGTCGAAATGGCATCGGACACTTTCGTGGTCCGTGGGCAGAACCCGAAGGCCACCTACCAGCCGGCCACCTTCCCTGAGGGCGAAGGCGGCGTCGTCCCGGCCCCGACCTTCACGGAGGCGGCGTCCGGGGAAGAGGTTGAGGCGCCCGAAGGTGTCACGTACTACCAGTCTGAAGATGTGCCTGATTGGGCTACGGTAAACACCGACGGGACCATCACGATCACTCCGGATGCTCCCGTTGGCGAGCACAAGATCCCCGTGGTCATCGAGTACTCGGACGGCGAGCGCGACACCGTATTTGCCACGGTCGTCGTTGATGGTGCGCCCACCGATCCGTCTGCACTGAATTACCCCGCGTTGACCACGACGCCGGGTACCCCGGTGTCGACGGGGGAGCCGACGTTGCCGGAGGGGGTTGTTAAGCCGGAGGGTGCTACGTTCCGCTTCCCGGCTGAGCTGCCTGCTGGTTGGGAGCGCGATGCGGAGAATCCGAACCGGATCATCAACAGGGGTGCCAACCCTGATGATGCGAGCGACGATATTGTTGCTGAGCTGGATTCTGTTGAGGGCCAGGTGACGGTTACTCCTGGTGCGAACGCTGCGGTGAACCCTGCGGGTAACGAGGCTCCTGAGGTGTCCTTGCCTGTTGAGTTGGCCGATGGCAACGGCGCTGTGGTCGCGAAAGGCAACGTGGTTGTCGACCTGACGGCGCCTGTTGCGGCTCCGGACTGGAATGATGGTTCGGTGAAGCCTGGTGGTTCTGCGGAGTTGCCGAATCAGGGTGGCCCGGTGCCGGATGGTGCTGAGATTGTGATCAGGGGTCCGGGTTCGGCGAAGATTGATAACGAGGGCAACCTTGTTGTGACGCCGTCTGAGGGTGCGAAGCCTGGTGACAAGATCACTGTTGAGGTTCGGGATCCGGAGGGCAATGTTCTTGACACGGTTGTTGTTGAGGTCGCCCCGTCGGATGCTGATGTGAACAACCCGGGTTATGGGCCTGGTAGTGGTCTGCCTGGTTCTGAGGTGAAGCTGCCGCAGACGGGTGATCCGGAGTTGCCGGAGGGTACGCAGTTTGCGACTGAGTCGCCGAGCTTCAGTGTTGATGCGAACACTGGTGAGGTGACGGTGCAGGTGCCGGAGGGTGCTGAGCCTGGTTCTGAGCTTTCGGGCACTGTGGTTGTGACGTATCCGGATGGTTCTAAGGATGAGGTTGAGGTCACTGTTACGGTGACGGCGCCTGTTGCGGCTCCGGACTGGAATGATGGTTCGGTGAAGCCTGGTGGTTCTGCGGAGTTGCCGAATCAGGGTGGCCCGGTGCCGGATGGTGCTGAGATTGTGATCAGGGGTCCGGGTTCGGCGAAGATTGATAACGAGGGCAACCTTGTTGTGACGCCGTCTGAGGGTGCGAAGCCTGGTGACAAGATCACTGTTGAGGTTCGGGATCCGGAGGGCAATGTTCTTGACACGGTTGTTGTTGAGGTCGCCCCGTCGGATGCTGATGTGAACAACCCGGGTTATGGGCCTGGTAGTGGTCTGCCTGGTTCTGAGGTGAAGCTGCCGCAGACGGGTGATCCGGAGTTGCCGGAGGGTACGCAGTTTGCGACTGAGTCGCCGAGCTTCAGTGTTGATGCGAACACTGGTGAGGTGACGGTGCAGGTGCCGGAGGGTGCTGAGCCTGGTTCTGAGCTTTCGGGCACTGTGGTTGTGACGTATCCGGATGGTTCTAAGGATGAGGTTGAGGTCACTGTTACGGTGACGGCGCCTGTTGCGGCTCCGGACTGGAATGATGGTTCGGTGAAGCCTGGTGGTTCTGCGGAGTTGCCGAATCAGGGTGGCCCGGTGCCGGATGGTGCTGAGATTGTGATCAGGGGTCCGGGTTCGGCGAAGATTGATAACGAGGGCAACCTTGTTGTGACGCCGTCTGAGGGTGCGAAGCCTGGTGACAAGATCACTGTTGAGGTTCGGGATCCGGAGGGCAATGTTCTTGACACGGTTGTTGTTGAGGTCGCCCCGTCGGATGCTGATGTGAACAACCCGGGTTATGGGCCTGGTAGTGGTCTGCCTGGTTCTGAGGTGAAGCTGCCGCAGACGGGTGATCCGGAGTTGCCGGAGGGTACGCAGTTTGCGACTGAGTCGCCGAGCTTCAGTGTTGATGCGAACACTGGTGAGGTGACGGTGCAGGTGCCGGAGGGTGCTGAGCCTGGTTCTGAGCTTTCGGGCACTGTGGTTGTGACGTATCCGGATGGTTCTAAGGATGAGGTTGAGGTCACTGTTACGGTGACGGCGCCTGTTGCGGCTCCGGACTGGAATGATGGTTCGGTGAAGCCTGGTGGTTCTGTGGAGTTGCCGAATCAGGGTGGCCCGGTGCCGGATGGTGCTGAGATTGTGATCAGGGGTCCGGGTTCGGCGAAGATTGATAACGAGGGCAACCTTGTTGTGACGCCGTCTGAGGGTGCGAAGCCTGGTGACAAGATCACTGTTGAGGTTCGGGATCCGGAGGGCAATGTTCTTGACACGGTTGTTGTTGAGGTCGCGCAGCGTGACGGAGGCTCCTCGCTCGACGAGGATGAGCGCAACCGTTGCATTGCTACGAGTGTCGGCTTCGGCGTTCCGCTACTGGCTCTGATCCCGCTGGGTCTGGCTTCGCAGCTCGCAATTCCGGGTCTCGAGCCGTTCTTCGAGCAGGCGAGGACTCAGATCCGCGACTTCAACACCGCCGTGCAGCAGCAGGCCAATATCTTCCACCCGGGCCTGGCTCAGCAGGTGGAGCGGATCGACGCGCAGCTGGCTAGGTTCAACCTGAACCTCGGCTCTGCAGCAGCCACCCTTGCTGGTGTGGCCGCAGTCGTCCTGGCGGGTCTCGCCATCGCGGATGCCTGCACCCCGGGCGGCACCTCCACCGCAGGATCCTCGGCAGGTTCCTCCAGCCTGGGTTCCTCCGCGGGAGACTCCGCTGAGGGAGCCATGGACGAAGGCTCCTCCAGCCTGGAGAGCTAA